A genomic segment from Rickettsia endosymbiont of Lasioglossum villosulum encodes:
- the hemE gene encoding uroporphyrinogen decarboxylase: MRQAGRYLPEYMAVRKEVKNFLEFCYDVDKATKVTLQPIKRFGFDAAIIFSDILVLPHALGWEVDFKENIGPVLKQFKSKEDFKYLQSNSSDKLEKVYEIVKKVRKELPKSTSLIGFAGSPWTVMTYMLEGKGKQDFRVSKKFIYENEELAKELLEFITEKTIHHLINQIKSGANIVKIFDSWAGILPEEEFDDFVIRPTKKIIKNIKEAFPNIPIITFPKGAGLLYEKFLEEVPTDILAIDPLIPLEKMKLWSNKVIVQGNLDPVILLTNKKIIKEKIHKILSIMENKNFIFNLGHGILPETPPENVEFLVKCIREYEYK, encoded by the coding sequence ATGCGACAAGCTGGTAGATATTTGCCTGAATATATGGCAGTAAGAAAAGAGGTAAAAAATTTTTTAGAATTTTGTTATGATGTAGATAAAGCAACAAAAGTAACACTACAGCCAATAAAGCGTTTTGGTTTTGATGCAGCAATAATTTTCTCTGATATACTTGTACTGCCGCACGCTCTCGGTTGGGAAGTAGATTTTAAAGAAAACATAGGTCCAGTACTAAAGCAATTTAAATCAAAAGAAGATTTTAAATATTTACAAAGTAATTCAAGTGATAAATTAGAAAAAGTATATGAAATAGTAAAAAAAGTAAGGAAAGAATTACCTAAATCTACTTCTCTAATAGGTTTTGCTGGTAGTCCTTGGACAGTAATGACTTATATGTTAGAAGGAAAAGGTAAACAAGACTTTAGAGTTAGCAAAAAATTTATTTATGAAAATGAAGAATTAGCAAAAGAATTACTTGAGTTTATTACAGAAAAAACAATTCATCATCTTATAAATCAAATAAAATCAGGTGCAAATATAGTAAAAATCTTTGATTCATGGGCTGGTATTTTACCGGAAGAAGAATTTGATGATTTTGTGATAAGACCAACGAAGAAAATAATAAAGAATATAAAAGAAGCTTTTCCAAATATTCCTATTATTACTTTTCCTAAAGGTGCAGGGCTTTTATATGAAAAATTTTTAGAAGAAGTACCAACAGATATTTTAGCTATTGATCCATTAATACCGCTTGAGAAAATGAAATTGTGGAGTAATAAAGTAATAGTGCAGGGTAATTTAGATCCGGTAATATTGCTTACTAATAAAAAAATAATAAAAGAAAAAATCCATAAAATTTTATCAATAATGGAAAATAAGAATTTTATTTTTAATTTAGGACATGGTATTTTACCGGAAACACCGCCAGAAAATGTAGAATTTTTAGTAAAATGCATTAGGGAATATGAATATAAATAA